The DNA segment ACAGCGGGATGTGTTGCTCCTTGCACATCAGGTGAATAGTCGCTTTATCCATCCCCCTCATGCGTTCGATGAACTCGGCCAGCAAGCGCTTGGCCAACCCTTGGCCCTGATAATCCGGGTGCACAACCACCGACATGATCACCACGTTCGGCCCTTTCGGGTCGTGGCCTATCAGTTCCTTGAACGCTTCATCGGACATCTGCACATCGAACGCCGCGCCAGAATTGACGAAACCGGCCACCTCGCCATCCACCTCGGCGACGATAAAACCTTCCGGCCAGGTGGCGATGCGCGTGGCGATCTTCTCGCGGGTCGCGGCTTCGTCGCCTTCGTAGGCAACGGTTTCGATGGCGTAGCAGCGGTCCAGATCGGCGGCGGTGACGTTACGGATGACGGTGTTCATGGCAACTCGAAATCATTGGAATTGAGGTCGCCAAGCATAAAGCAGATCAACCGGGGCGGACATGATCCGCCTCGATGGGTAGCTCTCAGGGTTTGAGTGGCAACCAGATTTCCAGCGTACCGGTGCGCAGTTTCGGATTGAAATCTGCGCTGTAACGCTCGAATTCCGGGGCATCTGCTGCTTCACGGCCCGATTGCGGCAGCCAGGTGTTCCAGATGTACTGAAACGTCTCCGGCAGTTGCTCCAATGGCCCCTTGTGTTCAAAGACCGCGTAATGCTGCGGCTGAATTTCAACCCAACGGTACTTCTGCGGCAGCTCATCAAGCTTGTCGATCTGCACACCAGCGATGTACTCGAAGCCGCCCTTGCCGTCCGCATTGCAGCAGACGCCGTAGGTCACTTCATTAACCTGCGCGGGAATTTTCCCCAGGTGCGGAATGAGTTTTTCCCACAGCGCCGGGATGTCTTCGGTGGAATCCTGGGTGAATCGTCCGCCGAATCCAGCGATCAGCAGAAACGGCCCGTGTTCGAAGCGAGGTTTTGCCACTTCGACGCGTGTTTGCTCATCCATGACACGACTCCTTGGTACACAAAAGTGGGTTCGGCTGGGAGTATAGAAAGCCCGAACCGTTTCGCACGATCACAGCGTGTGCAACTGCTCGGCGGCGCCCGAACCGACAAATTCGTTATAGCCGGAAAGGATCACGTAGACCGCGAAATAGCAGAAGATCGCCGCCGATGCGAGGTAGGAATAGCGCAACAGCTTGTCGCCCAGCAGCTTGCCACCGTGGCTGGCGGCGAAGCACAGACCGGCCGACCACAGCAGCCCGGCGCAGAGGAAACCGCCGAGAAACAGCGCCGAACTCAACGGGCCGCCGCCTCCGGAACGGGCGATCAATGTGCCGCCAACCGCCGCAAACCAGAGAATCGCACTCGGCGACGACATGGCGAGAAAGATCCCCCGGAAAAACTCCTTGCGATGGGAGTTGTGCCCCACTTCTGCCGTGGCCGCCAACTGCGCTTCATGGTGAATCGCCGAGTAAATCATCTTCGCCGCAAAGTAGATCAACAGTGCCGAACCACCGATCCACAACACCCAGCGCACCGTTTCGTATTGCAGCAAAACGGTCATCCCGGCCAGCGCCAGCATCGCATAAATCAGGTCGCCGACGCAGGTGCCGAGGCCCAGCGCAAAGCCCTGAAAATAGCCGCGTTGCATGGCCAGGGTGATCATCGCGATGTTGGCCACGCCGATGTCCAGGCACAGCGAAAGGCTCAGCAAGAAGCCGCTGGTGAATTCCATTGACCGATTTCCTTCGGAAAAAAATGTTTACAAACAGGCTGGACAGTATGCCATCAGCCCCCTTATCGTCCGCCACAGGTCACCGCAGTGACCAGCGTCGCTCGGACGGTTCCGGGCGCTTACGTTATCCGAGGCAACAATGGCCGAACAAGGTTTGCCGCGCCGCTTTGCGCGCATCGATCGACTCCCCCCGTACGTTTTCAACATCACCGCCGAGCTGAAGATGGCTGCCAGGCGTCGTGGTGAAGACATCATCGACTTGAGCATGGGCAACCCGGACGGCGCCACGCCGCCGCACATCGTCGAAAAACTCGTGCAAGTCGCCCAACGCGAAGACACTCACGGTTACTCGACCTCCAAAGGCATTCCGCGCCTGCGCCGGGCGATTTCCAACTGGTACAAGCAACGCTACGAAGTCGATATCGACCCGGAAAGCGAAGCCATCGTCACCATTGGCTCCAAGGAAGGCCTGGCGCATCTGATGCTGGCGACCCTGGATCAGGGCGACACCGTGCTGGTGCCGAACCCGAGCTACCCGATTCACATTTACGGCGCGGTGATTGCCGGTGCCCAGGTGCGTTCGGTCCCACTGGTGCCGGGCGTGGACTTCTTCGACGAACTGGAACGGGCGATTCGCGGCTCGATTCCCAAGCCGAAAATGATGATTCTCGGCTTCCCGTCGAACCCGACCGCGCAGTGCGTGGAGCTGGATTTCTTCGAACGGGTGATCGCCCTCGCCAAGCAGTACGACGTGCTGGTGATCCACGATCTGGCCTACGCCGACATCGTCTACGACGGCTGGAAAGCCCCGTCGATCATGCAGGTACCGGGGGCCAAGGACATTGCGGTGGAGTTCTTCACCCTGTCCAAGAGTTACAACATGGCCGGTTGGCGCATCGGTTTCATGGTCGGCAACCCGGAACTGGTCAACGCTCTGGCACGGATCAAGAGCTACCACGACTACGGCACGTTCACCCCGCTGCAAGTGGCCGCAATCGCTGCGCTGGAAGGCGATCAGCAGTGCGTGCGCGACATCGCCGAGCAGTATCGCCAGCGCCGCAACGTGCTGGTCAAGGGCCTGCATGAGCTGGGCTGGATGGTCGAGAATCCGAAGGCATCGATGTATGTCTGGGCGAAGATTCCCCAGGCGTATGCGCACCTGGGTTCGCTGGAATTCGCCAAGAAACTGCTCGCCGAAGCCAAGGTCTGCGTTTCGCCGGGGGTGGGGTTTGGCGAGTATGGCGATGATCACGTGCGCTTCGCGCTGATCGAAAACCAGGACCGCATCCGCCAGGCCGTGCGCGGGATTCGCGGGATGTTCCGCGCGGATGGCCTAGTCGCAAAATCTGGCGTCTAACGCAAGACC comes from the Pseudomonas granadensis genome and includes:
- a CDS encoding GNAT family N-acetyltransferase; this translates as MNTVIRNVTAADLDRCYAIETVAYEGDEAATREKIATRIATWPEGFIVAEVDGEVAGFVNSGAAFDVQMSDEAFKELIGHDPKGPNVVIMSVVVHPDYQGQGLAKRLLAEFIERMRGMDKATIHLMCKEQHIPLYAGFGFAYIKPSESDHGGMAWHEMILTL
- a CDS encoding GyrI-like domain-containing protein — protein: MDEQTRVEVAKPRFEHGPFLLIAGFGGRFTQDSTEDIPALWEKLIPHLGKIPAQVNEVTYGVCCNADGKGGFEYIAGVQIDKLDELPQKYRWVEIQPQHYAVFEHKGPLEQLPETFQYIWNTWLPQSGREAADAPEFERYSADFNPKLRTGTLEIWLPLKP
- a CDS encoding LysE family translocator, whose amino-acid sequence is MEFTSGFLLSLSLCLDIGVANIAMITLAMQRGYFQGFALGLGTCVGDLIYAMLALAGMTVLLQYETVRWVLWIGGSALLIYFAAKMIYSAIHHEAQLAATAEVGHNSHRKEFFRGIFLAMSSPSAILWFAAVGGTLIARSGGGGPLSSALFLGGFLCAGLLWSAGLCFAASHGGKLLGDKLLRYSYLASAAIFCYFAVYVILSGYNEFVGSGAAEQLHTL
- the alaC gene encoding alanine transaminase: MAEQGLPRRFARIDRLPPYVFNITAELKMAARRRGEDIIDLSMGNPDGATPPHIVEKLVQVAQREDTHGYSTSKGIPRLRRAISNWYKQRYEVDIDPESEAIVTIGSKEGLAHLMLATLDQGDTVLVPNPSYPIHIYGAVIAGAQVRSVPLVPGVDFFDELERAIRGSIPKPKMMILGFPSNPTAQCVELDFFERVIALAKQYDVLVIHDLAYADIVYDGWKAPSIMQVPGAKDIAVEFFTLSKSYNMAGWRIGFMVGNPELVNALARIKSYHDYGTFTPLQVAAIAALEGDQQCVRDIAEQYRQRRNVLVKGLHELGWMVENPKASMYVWAKIPQAYAHLGSLEFAKKLLAEAKVCVSPGVGFGEYGDDHVRFALIENQDRIRQAVRGIRGMFRADGLVAKSGV